A genomic segment from Lignipirellula cremea encodes:
- a CDS encoding class I SAM-dependent methyltransferase, whose product MKGPRADHSTSSEHFEQAYRGHPPWDIGKPQPAFVAAADAITGSVLDVGCGTGENALFFAARGQQVVGVDFLEGPLQVARRKAAERGIPAEFVQHDARRIDQLDRTFDNVLDSGLFHGLSDADRQQYVSALANVLEPQGKLFLECFSDREPAGVGPRRITQAELEAVFAEGWHILSLTPTHFVVREDTQAMFSPGGPHAWFCTIQRVSDPAP is encoded by the coding sequence GTGAAAGGACCGCGGGCCGACCATTCGACCAGCTCCGAGCACTTCGAGCAGGCGTACCGCGGCCACCCGCCATGGGATATTGGCAAACCGCAGCCAGCCTTTGTCGCAGCGGCCGACGCCATTACCGGCTCCGTCCTCGATGTGGGCTGCGGCACGGGCGAGAATGCCCTGTTCTTCGCCGCCCGGGGACAGCAGGTCGTCGGCGTCGACTTTCTGGAAGGCCCGCTGCAGGTCGCCCGGCGGAAAGCGGCTGAGCGCGGAATCCCGGCGGAGTTTGTGCAGCACGACGCCCGGCGGATCGACCAGCTGGATCGCACGTTCGACAACGTCCTCGACAGCGGCCTGTTTCACGGCCTGTCCGACGCCGACCGCCAGCAGTATGTTTCGGCCCTGGCGAACGTCCTGGAGCCGCAAGGAAAGCTGTTCCTGGAATGTTTCAGCGACCGGGAGCCCGCCGGCGTCGGACCGCGGCGAATCACCCAGGCGGAACTCGAAGCAGTCTTCGCCGAAGGCTGGCATATCCTGTCACTGACGCCGACGCACTTCGTCGTCCGCGAAGACACGCAGGCGATGTTCTCCCCCGGCGGACCGCACGCGTGGTTTTGCACGATCCAGCGCGTCAGCGACCCCGCCCCGTAA